The proteins below are encoded in one region of Caloramator mitchellensis:
- a CDS encoding ABC transporter permease has product MILKKIIVFILLFPLLIIFLWSFASTWSWPNLFPEGISTRGFVSIISKGNGSLEALINSIAISFCVTIIALIISIMAARALGLYEFKGKWIIKLAMFAPIIVPITPVGMGIHYIFIKLGIANTLLGIIIAHLIPTLPYGIRIITDIIEIVGDKFENQGKVLGASKVKVFINITLPMIMPGIITAGSLIFIVSFSQYFLTFIIGGGVISTFPIIMFPFIQNGDRVIASSYSIVFVVTAIIILLILENAVKKYFKLQNHFYL; this is encoded by the coding sequence ATGATTTTGAAAAAAATTATTGTTTTTATTTTATTATTTCCTCTATTAATTATTTTCCTTTGGAGCTTTGCATCTACATGGAGCTGGCCTAATTTATTCCCTGAAGGAATTTCTACAAGGGGATTTGTAAGCATTATTTCAAAGGGAAACGGTTCGTTAGAAGCTTTGATAAATAGCATTGCTATATCCTTTTGTGTAACTATAATTGCTCTGATTATAAGCATTATGGCAGCAAGAGCATTAGGACTTTATGAATTTAAAGGAAAATGGATAATCAAATTAGCTATGTTTGCCCCAATAATCGTTCCTATTACACCGGTTGGGATGGGAATACATTATATTTTCATTAAGCTAGGGATTGCAAATACGTTATTAGGTATCATAATAGCTCATTTAATTCCAACTCTGCCATATGGTATTAGAATAATAACAGATATAATTGAAATAGTTGGAGATAAGTTTGAAAATCAGGGTAAAGTTTTAGGAGCTTCTAAAGTCAAAGTTTTTATTAATATAACTTTACCGATGATAATGCCCGGCATTATTACAGCAGGAAGTTTAATTTTTATAGTATCCTTTAGTCAATATTTTTTGACATTTATAATAGGTGGAGGAGTAATCTCTACATTTCCAATAATAATGTTCCCATTTATTCAAAATGGGGATAGGGTTATAGCTTCAAGTTACAGCATTGTTTTTGTAGTTACTGCAATTATAATTCTTTTAATTTTAGAAAATGCAGTGAAAAAATATTTTAAATTACAAAATCATTTTTATTTGTAA
- a CDS encoding ABC transporter substrate-binding protein — protein sequence MKKIFVFMLILLNLINFAACSKKISKTDYVLSKDWDAIIKSSKGTTVAFYGWGGDDRINKWIDNYVAKELKQKYDINLKRVPMNIEDILSKMLNEKQFNVDKGTIDIVWINGENFYSAKQNGLLFGPFTNKLPNFQRYIDKESKEVNFDFGFPVEGYEAPYGKAQFVMIYDKSKTKNAPKNYKELLEFVKDNPGKFTYPAPPDFTGSAFVRNIIYEVVGYENIVNVKPEKDEVAKKIKPAMDLLVEMKPYLWRSGKAYPATLAQLDNMFSDGEILMSMNYNPFSVSGKIKDGVFPKTTSSFVFENGTIGNTHFLAIPFNAQNKEGALAVIDFILSVKAQASKYDPQNWGDLPVIDKEKMTTDERKLFESVNIGEGTISQEELLKHRLPELPANLVPIIEEIWEETVLKGE from the coding sequence ATGAAAAAAATATTTGTTTTTATGCTTATTTTATTAAACTTGATTAATTTTGCAGCTTGTTCTAAAAAAATAAGCAAAACTGATTACGTGCTTTCTAAAGATTGGGATGCTATAATAAAATCATCTAAGGGAACAACAGTTGCATTTTATGGCTGGGGAGGAGATGACAGAATAAATAAGTGGATAGATAATTATGTTGCTAAAGAGCTAAAGCAAAAATATGATATTAATTTAAAACGCGTTCCTATGAACATTGAAGATATTTTAAGCAAAATGTTGAATGAAAAACAATTTAATGTTGATAAAGGAACTATAGATATTGTCTGGATAAATGGAGAGAATTTTTATTCAGCAAAGCAAAATGGACTCTTATTTGGGCCCTTCACAAATAAATTGCCAAATTTTCAAAGATATATTGACAAGGAATCAAAAGAAGTTAATTTTGACTTTGGATTTCCTGTTGAAGGTTATGAGGCACCATATGGCAAAGCTCAATTTGTAATGATCTATGATAAGAGTAAGACAAAAAATGCTCCTAAGAATTATAAGGAATTATTAGAGTTTGTTAAAGATAATCCAGGCAAATTTACTTATCCAGCACCTCCTGATTTTACTGGAAGTGCATTTGTAAGAAATATCATATATGAAGTTGTGGGATATGAAAATATAGTAAACGTTAAGCCTGAAAAAGATGAAGTTGCAAAGAAAATAAAACCTGCCATGGATTTACTAGTAGAGATGAAGCCTTATTTGTGGAGGAGCGGGAAAGCATATCCAGCTACTCTAGCCCAATTAGATAACATGTTTTCTGATGGTGAAATATTAATGTCTATGAACTATAATCCATTTTCAGTTTCAGGCAAAATAAAAGATGGGGTTTTCCCTAAAACAACATCAAGCTTTGTGTTTGAAAATGGAACCATTGGAAATACGCATTTTCTTGCTATTCCATTCAATGCTCAAAATAAAGAAGGGGCACTTGCAGTGATTGATTTTATATTGAGTGTTAAAGCTCAGGCTTCTAAATATGACCCTCAAAATTGGGGTGATTTACCTGTAATAGATAAGGAGAAAATGACAACAGATGAAAGAAAATTATTTGAAAGTGTAAATATAGGCGAAGGAACAATTTCACAGGAAGAATTGCTTAAACATAGATTGCCAGAATTGCCTGCAAATCTTGTCCCAATAATAGAAGAAATATGGGAAGAAACTGTTTTGAAGGGTGAATAA
- a CDS encoding ABC transporter ATP-binding protein: MLNVKNVNVYYGGIHALKGVDIVVNKGEIVSIIGSNGAGKSTLLNTISGIIKPKEGEITYKDEKLNLSPHKIVAKGICQVPEGRLVFANLTVKDNLLLGAYLRKDKKEIEEDLQKVFDIFPRLLEREKQFAGTLSGGEQQMLAIGRALMGRPEIVLLDEPSLGLAPLLVDTIFNIILDLKRMGNTILLVEQNAFKALQISDRAYVLEQGKITLEGDAKEIASNPKVQEAYLGKKIS, encoded by the coding sequence ATGCTTAACGTAAAAAATGTTAACGTCTATTATGGAGGTATTCATGCCCTAAAGGGCGTAGACATAGTTGTTAATAAGGGAGAAATTGTATCGATAATAGGCTCAAATGGGGCAGGAAAATCAACTTTGCTAAATACAATTTCAGGAATAATTAAACCTAAGGAAGGTGAAATTACCTACAAAGATGAAAAACTAAACTTAAGTCCACATAAAATTGTTGCTAAGGGTATTTGTCAAGTTCCGGAGGGAAGGCTTGTATTTGCAAATCTTACTGTAAAGGATAATTTGCTTTTGGGAGCTTATTTAAGAAAGGATAAAAAGGAAATAGAAGAGGATTTGCAAAAGGTTTTTGATATATTTCCAAGATTGTTGGAAAGGGAAAAGCAATTTGCAGGAACGCTATCAGGAGGAGAGCAGCAGATGCTGGCTATTGGAAGAGCGTTAATGGGAAGGCCGGAAATAGTTTTACTGGACGAACCATCCCTTGGGCTTGCACCTCTTTTAGTAGATACAATTTTTAACATAATACTTGACTTAAAAAGAATGGGGAACACAATACTTCTTGTTGAACAAAACGCTTTTAAAGCGCTTCAAATTTCTGATAGAGCCTATGTTCTAGAACAGGGCAAAATAACACTTGAGGGAGATGCAAAGGAAATTGCTTCAAATCCTAAGGTTCAGGAAGCATATTTAGGTAAAAAAATAAGTTAA
- a CDS encoding TVP38/TMEM64 family protein, with translation MQNKNETYFKIALIFICILIYLLVSPFKSSIDKAFSVLKTVNVDAAKEYILSFGIWAPIVSFMLMILQSVAAPLPAFIITFANAGLFGWVKGAILSWSSAMAGAALCFIIARFYGRSVVEKLTSKYALESVDVFFEKYGKYAILVARLLPFVSFDIVSYAAGLTSMSFWSFFWATGLGQLPATIVYSYIGGMLTGSLKMFVTGLLLLFAISTIIFMLKKIWNEKNKQMH, from the coding sequence ATGCAAAACAAAAATGAAACTTATTTTAAAATTGCACTTATTTTTATTTGTATTTTAATTTACTTACTTGTTTCACCTTTCAAATCATCTATTGATAAGGCATTTAGCGTTCTAAAGACCGTAAATGTAGATGCAGCCAAAGAATATATTTTGTCATTTGGTATTTGGGCACCTATAGTTTCATTTATGCTTATGATTCTTCAATCCGTAGCAGCTCCACTGCCTGCGTTTATTATAACATTTGCCAACGCAGGTTTATTTGGATGGGTTAAGGGAGCAATTTTATCGTGGTCAAGTGCAATGGCCGGTGCGGCACTTTGTTTTATTATAGCAAGATTTTATGGTAGAAGTGTAGTTGAAAAGCTGACAAGTAAATATGCACTTGAAAGTGTAGATGTTTTCTTTGAAAAGTATGGGAAATATGCGATATTAGTAGCAAGACTTCTCCCCTTTGTTTCATTTGATATAGTCAGCTACGCAGCCGGCCTTACTTCAATGAGCTTCTGGTCCTTCTTTTGGGCAACGGGACTTGGTCAGCTTCCTGCAACTATTGTATATTCTTACATAGGTGGAATGCTTACTGGAAGCTTAAAAATGTTTGTAACGGGACTATTGCTTTTGTTTGCAATTAGCACAATTATTTTTATGCTTAAAAAGATATGGAATGAAAAGAATAAACAGATGCATTAA
- a CDS encoding ABC transporter permease: MKRQIKISLLLLPALIVFCIFIVGVINCLIQSLGYFPAVGLEDFTLQYYVQVIKDKNFIESLLFSLFTSLSSSVLAMLIGVALSFILLNKNYDKNMEFLLKIPIAVPHIVAALLVFNMLSSNGILPRILYNIGFHDVQNTFPTLIFDDYGIGVIIAYLWKEIPFVTLVVYSVLKNINRGLFDVALNLGASRRQVFFHVLLPLATPSIVSSFIIIFAYSFGAFEVPYLLGPTNPKALPVKAYLEYIEPDLTNRPIAMAVNTVIIIISFVLVAIYEYVIRKFVR, from the coding sequence TTGAAAAGGCAGATTAAAATTTCATTGTTACTATTACCTGCTTTAATTGTATTTTGTATTTTTATTGTAGGAGTTATAAATTGTTTGATTCAAAGTTTGGGATATTTCCCTGCTGTTGGACTAGAAGATTTTACATTACAATATTATGTTCAGGTAATAAAGGATAAAAATTTTATTGAATCACTATTATTTAGCCTGTTTACTTCGCTTTCATCCTCAGTTTTAGCTATGTTAATAGGTGTTGCACTGTCATTTATACTGCTCAACAAAAATTATGATAAAAACATGGAGTTTTTATTGAAAATTCCAATTGCAGTGCCGCATATTGTTGCTGCTCTGCTTGTTTTCAATATGCTTTCATCAAATGGAATTTTGCCAAGGATTCTTTATAATATAGGTTTTCATGATGTTCAAAACACATTTCCAACTTTGATATTCGATGATTATGGAATTGGTGTTATAATAGCATATTTGTGGAAGGAGATTCCGTTTGTTACTCTTGTAGTTTACAGTGTCCTTAAAAATATCAATCGTGGTCTATTTGATGTAGCGCTAAACCTTGGTGCAAGTAGAAGGCAGGTATTTTTTCATGTCCTACTTCCACTTGCAACTCCATCGATTGTTTCAAGCTTTATTATTATCTTTGCATACTCCTTTGGTGCATTTGAAGTTCCTTATCTTTTAGGGCCAACTAACCCAAAGGCTCTTCCTGTAAAGGCATATCTGGAATATATAGAGCCGGATTTGACAAATAGACCAATAGCTATGGCTGTTAATACAGTCATTATAATTATTTCATTTGTGCTTGTAGCAATATATGAATACGTAATAAGAAAGTTTGTAAGGTGA